The Periophthalmus magnuspinnatus isolate fPerMag1 chromosome 15, fPerMag1.2.pri, whole genome shotgun sequence genomic sequence CCAACTGAATCAGTCAATTTGTTATACTATATACTTTTATTCAGTGTATAGTTGTGTTATGTGTATCTGTCTCATAATAGCATAGGTTGTGGTACTTACTTTCATTGATTCCATAGCTTGTCGAAGATCCTGCCATTTTTTAACTCTTTGGTCAATCCTCTGCTGAGATTTGTGCAGAGTCACCCCAAGttgtttctaaataaaaaaataaataaaataaaataaaatttgtatACAAAAACATCATAACCAAttaccctggactaaacctatGCACCCACTTGTTTCTCTGTCCTCTCGGTTCCAGCTGGCACAATGTCATGGTGCTTGTGTTCATCCATCatgcacagcacacacacagaggtctCATCCGTGCGGCAGAAGGCCTCCAGGAGTTTGTCGTGTTGGGCGCACACCTTCTCCCTCATTTGACCTGTGGCTTTGACCAGCTTGTGCTTCATCAGGGCTGGGTACTCATAGTGCGACTGGACATGGTCTTCGCAGTAAGATGCCAGGCATAGCAGGCAAGACTTCTCTGCTTTTTGCTTCCTGGTAGTGCAGAAGTCACACAGAACATCTCCGACTTGAGCCTGGGATCTGGATTGGGATCTGGATTGGGATCTAGGCTGGCTTCGGCCAGTAGAGCGCCGTTGTCTATCCGCTGAGTATCGGTCAAGGTCCAAAGACATGGTGATTTTTCAGGAGATTTCAAATTTGTaggataaaaaaatatttaaaagttatCAGCGACTCCTGAGGTGATCAGCTTCAGTGAAACTGCGTGACTGACTATGTGTAGCAGAATGTAAGCTATGTAGTTTACTCTCAATGAAAACCTGTATTCCTGGTTGGTTAGTGGTTTAGCTAAGGAAAGGGGTGGGACCACAAAACACTTCACTGAAACTTCAAACAGAAGAGAATGATGAAACTAATATACGTCAACGGATgatgaaatgtttaaatattgttGTGGACACAAAACGTAATCAGACTGTATAAGAGCTGAAACTGTTCTAGTTACACTTTAATCTTTCTCACAAACAGCTGACAATAGTTGATATTCTATGATCAGATATTCCCGTCATGAGAAGATATAGCATTTTTAGCTGATTTGattaaatatttcactgtttGTATGCGTTGTACTAGATCTCTTAGTTTATAATAATgacatttactttattttatttattgtatttttgtgtgttaataaaaaaagaaactagAAAAGATGACTACCAGTTTGCTGAACACAAACAATACAAACTTTCAATCTTCTCAATTGAACacaaaaatagtaaaatgtatTCTTCCAAagtctctgctccaaacctcatgcttttactgacGGGACTGGCAGTATACgtcttgattaaaaagactAAAGTTTTGTAGGGGAATTGCGCCCTCTTGTGAGTTAATTGAGGAATGACATAATGTCCTTAATAAGTGATATGCGTGTGAAATGTATTCAGTGTTCATTAGGTGGTGAAAAGATGCTGAAAAGATACTACTAGGCCTATACGTGTCTTATTTTTAATAAGACATGTATAGGCCTAGTAGTCTATAGTGAAGGAAAACCAAACTATTTAATGCGTACTTTAATTAAACTGCATTgaggagttgttgtttttttactctaaGTGGTGTCAAaagtagcaaaagacgaagtttgaatctgtcaactggacaaatcgtaggagtgaagatgtttcgctgccaAAAGTAAAAATTCATTATACTATTCCTCTAAAGGGACAAGGCCaggtcaaataaaaatgtttattattattattattattattattattattattattattattattattattattattattattattatcttatatgtatgaggtaaaaaaaaatttaacatACTCATTTACAGTACAGATGTGATGATAGTAGTACGTTGTAGTGTATAAGGgccaaaaaagaagaaaacaactgGAAAGGTGTGCAACAATGCACTGTATATTATACAGGGTCATTCTTTCTGTGTTTAATTCATGCAATTTTTATGTTAGCACAGAGAGCCTTCTCCAAAGTTGAGTTTTAATTAGGAACTCATCTCCAAACCTGTTGGGGGCGCCTGTGATCAGTAAGCCGCAGTGATACGACAGTGTTTGCGGTGCCAAAGTAAATGTGTCGCTCCTTCGTTGGCGCCAGATGAGCAGTGGCGCCAGCTctacacagaggagagagagaagacccAGCCAGCAGCGCGACGATCCCACAATAACAGTCTCACAACACGGCTTCAGCACGGCTTCAGCACAGCTTCAGAGCCTGCCAGAGCCCGCCTGCACACTGCACAGCCCACTCAAACCGGAGTTACCACATTAGCCATTTGTCTCATTTCTTGTGCATCAGCTGTGAAGACATAAACGGACAGAAAGGTAGGTATGGGTCTAAAGGCATCTTCCATTTAAAGTGACTGAACGTGTACTGTTAATAATCTCATAGATGCGTTACTATGTCGGGCTGCTGAGGCGAAAATGACCTGAGACAATGCCAGCAGCAGCCTTTTCAAAAACTGTTCTGTTACTTATGTACTTCGTACAAGTCGTGTCTGAAAGTATTGACAATTGCAGCTCATACCTTTCATATCTAAATAGTTCAGTTTTAATTCAGCATATAtggatttgtgttgtgtttgaatTGTATGTTATTTAAAGCATGTTGCCAGTAACAGACTAACCCGTGTCCTGTACAGTTGAAGCTCCTAAAGACCCCACGTTACTACGGTACGATTGGCGCCTGGACCATGCTTCCGCTTAATTTTAACCATCCATGGGCTACTATCAGCTGTATACACCGCTGTAGCCGTGCTAACCCACAACATTAGCAGGCTCGTTAGCTTTGCATCATGGCTACGCTATGATGGCTACGTAGCCAGCGCGCTTGTCTCGGCTGGGTGCTGCTAACATCAGCAAGGCCGCCATTGAAGTGCTCTGTGTGGTTTGGGAGGCTGCAGCAGTAATTGAGCTCTTTGCATTTGTAGCCAAGATCCGTAGCCGCTCTCGCTTATGTTGGTATTGGGTAGTTTTTAGGCAGTTTAGAGTTTACTATATAATCTCTCTGATACATCTAAACGTTCAGTATAGTTATTTATAAAGGAAATTAATTTCCTTCCCGGGCTTTTTCCTGGCGCTCCTTGCTCTCTCCGTTAGCCATCTTTGTTGCGACCATTTCGGTGTGGCAGGTAATTTTAGCCCGATGTCGGGTTTCACGTTAGTTTTCAGTTGGTCCTAGTGATTGTTGTTTGCCTTAAGTAGTGCATTATCTTTGTGGTTAGTGCGTGTTGAATTCTATTTGCGTTTTAGCCCTAGGGAGCTCCTGTTTATTACGGTCCACTGGGCGGAAGCTAACATGCTAAAGTAGCTAGCGGCAGCCATCTTGTGCGAGCATGTCATCTACGCTAGCTGAAGTGCTGGTGTGGCACTACAAGATGGCCTATTAATACTCTCGTGTTTCCGCGTCGACAACCTGAATATTGGTTCTTTGATTTAACTtaaatctcactcgacaatatTCACAGAACTTTGGCTTTCTTAATGGTAACCGAGTTCACATATGGTATGTTTTGCTACTAAGCTAGTTAGCGGGCTAGATAACGAACACATTAGCAGCTAACACAATGCTGTTTTGTCGGTAACCAGTCTCCATTTGCCAAAGCCAGCTAACTAGCGGCTATGGAAGCTATTTGTAGCTGTTTTGGAAAGCTAACAACCAACAGCACAGTCTTTAATTAGACGTGTTTATGTTCTCAAACTCgattatttcctttaaacaagaCATTGCGGAGTCCAAGCCATCTGCGCAGATAAGCGCCTTTTGTAGGCCACTGAGGCCTGGGCATGCGTTTACGGATTAAGGCCATTATGGTGCATACCAGTTTGATTTTTATCAAGTGTTAGCAGGTGAAATTATGCTCGTTTTCGCTAACATGGCTAGCAAATTGATCACCTAGCAGCTAAGTACAGTTTTAGCTGTGtcgtatatgtttgtgtatatattgtCATGTCTTAACGTTATTGGGTTTATTTTGCATTAGCAGATGCAATTCTTTTCAATCCAACACACGTTTCCTGTAGACATTAATAACTTCTTAGCCTGTCAGTCGAAGTATTTTGCAGTGCACATTTCAACTTATTTATATTATTCAACAGTGGGTTTCATTTATGGAGTTGACTTTATTTGATATTCAGTTGTTAACCATaacactagaaaaaaaaaaaaaactttacataAAACTTACTTgtaaatagttttaatatttgggtactaacttttatttttatcccTCCTTTTTATAGATCTGGATTCTTGAGACTGCACCAGTGCTGCGCTGACAAAACAACCAGTATATCCCCAGTTTCTCTATTTGGTTATCGTCCGGCCAAAAAACGGAGGTCGTCGGGCTGGAGTGTGTTCTTATGGCCGAGTCAGAGACTGAATGTGACACACCGGGCCTTGACACACTTGGGTCGGAGTGTGTCATAGCCCACAGCCATGTCGACCTTCACTAtggggcagagacagagattATGACAGAGGAGAAGCGCGGCTTGGAGCTGGAGATACATGGAGGAGAGTTAAAGATCCATGGGATTGGTACAGGGCTGGGAGCTGTAGCCTGTGTAGATGCCATTGTAGCAGAGTCGGACCATGACTACATTAAAGTTGAACATGCTGATATGCACTGCTTTACCGGAGCAGAGATTAAAACATCTGGGGGTGAACACCTGCTGGGAGAGGTGCTACTTAAAGCAGATGGCGAGCATGTGGTGAAAATGGAGTCTGATCATGGTGGCGAGCTGACAGTGGAGTCAGAGAATGGTGTTATCATACATGAGGCTCATGGGCTCCAGTGTAACGAATGTGGGGAAATATTTGGCAGCATATCTGACCTTCACCAACACTTTGAGATTCACAAAGACCTCAatccttatatctgtgtccaCTGTGGGGAGAGCTTTGCTGTGGAGGCCAGTCTTAAACAGCACATGAAGATCCACATGAAAGAAAAACCATATGGTGTTGACATTATGGGCAAAGATGTTATTGACACTTTCAACCTCAAGTCTCATCAGATGATCCATTTACCTGACAAACCCCACAGATGCTCAGAGTGCGGGAAGAGCTTTGCTGCTGCCATCACTCTAAGAGAACATATGAAGATGCACTCTGAGGATAAGCCATACAAGTGCACACAATGTAGAAAGAGCTTTGTCCGTAGAAGGCATCTGAAAAAGCATCAAGAAGTCCACGCTCGAGAGAAGCCGTACACCTGTGGCCAGTGTGGGAAAGGGTTTGCAACAACATCTAACCTGAAACAGCACCAAAAGACCCACACTTCAGTGGCCCTCGGGGACAAGCCTCATCGGTGTGCGCAGTGCGGCAAGTGTTTTGCTGCTGCGGCCACTCTGAAGGAGCACCAGAGGATCCACTCGGGTGAGAAATACAAATGTAACATGTGCCGGAAGAGCTTTGTCCGCAAGCGTCATCTGAAGAAGCACCAGCAGGTCCACGCCGGAGGCAAGCCCTACACCTGCAGACACTGCAACAAGGGCTTCAACCACTCCTCATCACTGTCCCGGCACCACAAGACCCACCTGCAGAACCCCGCCATGCCTGTCATGCCAGTGATGCCAGTCATGCAAAATGTGCCGCCAGGAAAGGCGTTCACATATTCTCCCGCCAAGAGAGTTCACCAGCAGGGAGAGAAGCCTTACATGTGCCACCACTGCGACAAGGGCTTCAACCACTCCTCATCACTGTCCCGGCACCAAAGAGTCCACTCCGAGGGAAAGAGTTACACCTGCGGGCACTGTGGCAAGAGGTTCAATCACTCCTCTTCCCTTGCACGCCATCAGAGGGTGCACTTGGAAAATAAGCAGCAGCAGGCGTCATCACCGCCCCCACAGCCACAACCACAGCAGTACAGCCCCATCCCCACACCAAAGGGATACCCTAACAATGCCTACAGCCCCAAACAACGCATGTTGGGTGTGGAAAAACCCTACAGGTGCACCCAGTGTGGAAAAGGCTTTAACCATTCATCGTCTCTCTCCCGACACCATAGGATCCATGTTGACCAATGAGTACCTTTCCAGTTGTTTATTCTAAGCGCACATGTCTTGCTCTGTCTCTACATTACTCCTGTCATCTGAGTTGTTACAGCACAGGAAACATCAGGCAATTTTCTACAGGGACATTTTCAGAAACATGTCAAAATCCCCCTCTAAAATAAAAGCGAGGCCTGAAGGACTAAATGCGCTTCATTCTCTCCGGGACTATtgaacacttttaaaaatgtaatttgaagaTCTGTATGATTAAATTGTTATCTTGAGAAAATATGCTTCACTTGCTGGTTAGTCATTTGATAGAGTTCATTTAGTGTACTTTTAG encodes the following:
- the si:ch211-198a12.6 gene encoding zinc finger protein 883; amino-acid sequence: MAESETECDTPGLDTLGSECVIAHSHVDLHYGAETEIMTEEKRGLELEIHGGELKIHGIGTGLGAVACVDAIVAESDHDYIKVEHADMHCFTGAEIKTSGGEHLLGEVLLKADGEHVVKMESDHGGELTVESENGVIIHEAHGLQCNECGEIFGSISDLHQHFEIHKDLNPYICVHCGESFAVEASLKQHMKIHMKEKPYGVDIMGKDVIDTFNLKSHQMIHLPDKPHRCSECGKSFAAAITLREHMKMHSEDKPYKCTQCRKSFVRRRHLKKHQEVHAREKPYTCGQCGKGFATTSNLKQHQKTHTSVALGDKPHRCAQCGKCFAAAATLKEHQRIHSGEKYKCNMCRKSFVRKRHLKKHQQVHAGGKPYTCRHCNKGFNHSSSLSRHHKTHLQNPAMPVMPVMPVMQNVPPGKAFTYSPAKRVHQQGEKPYMCHHCDKGFNHSSSLSRHQRVHSEGKSYTCGHCGKRFNHSSSLARHQRVHLENKQQQASSPPPQPQPQQYSPIPTPKGYPNNAYSPKQRMLGVEKPYRCTQCGKGFNHSSSLSRHHRIHVDQ